From Candidatus Gastranaerophilales bacterium, one genomic window encodes:
- a CDS encoding DEAD/DEAH box helicase, whose product MYKFDFELDDFQKEAVNYINDGKSIVVCAPTGAGKTCIAEHAIHKALEDGTRIFYTTPLKALSNQKFTDFGTKYGEDKVGLLTGDTSINRDAQIVVMTTEVFRNMLYGTNLGSIAENIKNVKYVVLDEVHYMNDEQRGTVWEESIIYCPPNIQIIALSATVANSQQLCDWINTVHSKTQLVYTDFRPVPLRFFYYDSSKPNDILPLLTPDGQLNKKIKPEKKQKGFKRNFGLKNTAKDVISVLHEKNMLPTIYFTFSRKKCDEQMEKCSDLCLVSKDEAKEIRKIVDTYLKENPYLAKNKHLDYIYCGVASHHAGLLPGWKVLIEKLFQKGLIKVVFSTETLAAGINMPARTTIISAISKRTDSGHRILTANEFLQMSGRAGRRGMDEIGYVVVVGTPFQSPEEVAELVTSNSNPLESRFAPSYSMVLNLLQKFTVEEAQQLILKSFGYFSSTDRLKPLLSQEEQMSQTLEKLKGFKCPYDLSNKDLIDFNKLKETFVTYRKLTKTLIKQAKGRGEKDAPEVNEYMAKTKGFQNQLKGYQCDICRNYKKHMKDLEVVERYEKRYKQLSKNIENEKDIYWRNFISHMNVLKNAGYIVDDYPTEKGKTCSALRAENELFLSEVILKGILDELSPGELASVICAVTTEDLRTEVYAQQPISTNVKRALNKIKDIRKRVAVWQRDEDIKTEMYINSFYSPLIEMWVNGSDWDFIINQVEQAEGDIVRCFKRTIDVLRQLCVVPNVPESIALTAKEAIMKIQREPIDID is encoded by the coding sequence TTGTATAAATTTGATTTTGAACTTGATGACTTTCAAAAAGAAGCTGTCAATTATATAAATGACGGCAAAAGTATTGTCGTTTGTGCTCCTACAGGAGCCGGAAAAACTTGTATTGCTGAACATGCTATACACAAAGCTCTAGAAGACGGAACAAGAATATTCTATACTACTCCGCTGAAAGCTCTTTCAAATCAAAAATTTACTGACTTCGGAACAAAATATGGCGAAGATAAAGTCGGACTGCTAACCGGCGACACCTCAATTAACCGTGATGCACAAATTGTTGTCATGACAACAGAAGTCTTTCGTAATATGCTTTACGGCACAAATTTGGGCTCAATTGCTGAAAACATTAAAAATGTTAAATACGTAGTTTTAGACGAAGTTCACTATATGAATGACGAACAAAGAGGAACCGTATGGGAAGAAAGCATTATCTATTGCCCTCCCAATATCCAAATTATCGCATTAAGTGCAACTGTTGCAAATTCTCAACAATTATGCGACTGGATAAACACCGTCCATTCTAAAACACAACTTGTCTATACAGACTTCAGACCGGTTCCGTTAAGATTTTTCTACTACGATTCATCAAAACCGAACGATATTTTGCCCCTTTTAACACCAGACGGTCAACTTAACAAAAAAATTAAACCTGAAAAAAAACAAAAAGGATTTAAAAGAAACTTTGGACTAAAAAACACAGCAAAAGATGTAATATCAGTTTTACATGAAAAAAATATGCTACCTACAATATATTTCACTTTTTCAAGAAAAAAATGTGATGAACAAATGGAAAAATGTTCTGATTTATGCTTGGTTTCAAAAGATGAAGCAAAAGAAATCAGAAAGATTGTCGACACGTACTTAAAAGAAAATCCATATTTAGCAAAAAATAAACATTTAGATTACATATACTGCGGCGTTGCCTCACACCATGCCGGATTGCTTCCGGGCTGGAAAGTCTTGATTGAAAAGTTATTCCAAAAAGGTTTAATTAAAGTTGTATTTTCAACGGAGACACTTGCTGCAGGTATAAACATGCCGGCAAGAACAACCATAATTAGTGCAATAAGCAAGAGAACCGACTCTGGACACAGAATATTAACTGCAAACGAATTTTTGCAAATGTCAGGACGTGCTGGTCGTCGTGGAATGGATGAAATCGGGTATGTCGTAGTTGTCGGAACTCCTTTTCAAAGCCCTGAGGAGGTTGCAGAGCTTGTTACAAGCAACTCAAACCCATTAGAAAGCCGTTTTGCACCGAGCTATTCAATGGTATTAAATCTGCTTCAAAAATTCACCGTAGAAGAAGCTCAACAACTTATCTTAAAAAGTTTCGGATATTTTTCTTCAACAGACAGGCTAAAGCCTCTTCTTTCGCAAGAAGAACAAATGTCACAAACCTTAGAAAAATTAAAAGGTTTCAAATGCCCTTACGACCTGTCAAACAAAGACTTGATTGATTTCAACAAGCTTAAAGAAACTTTTGTAACTTACCGCAAATTAACAAAAACATTGATTAAGCAAGCAAAGGGGCGGGGCGAAAAAGATGCTCCCGAAGTCAATGAATACATGGCAAAAACTAAAGGCTTCCAAAACCAGTTGAAAGGTTATCAATGCGACATCTGCAGAAACTATAAAAAACACATGAAAGACCTTGAAGTAGTAGAAAGATACGAAAAAAGATATAAACAATTATCTAAAAATATTGAAAATGAAAAAGATATTTATTGGAGAAATTTCATTTCGCATATGAATGTATTAAAAAATGCAGGCTACATCGTTGATGATTACCCGACCGAAAAAGGAAAAACATGTTCAGCATTAAGAGCTGAAAACGAATTATTTCTATCAGAAGTAATTTTAAAAGGAATTTTAGACGAGCTCTCACCAGGGGAACTTGCAAGCGTTATTTGTGCTGTAACAACAGAAGATTTAAGGACAGAAGTCTATGCTCAACAACCAATTAGTACAAATGTAAAACGAGCACTCAACAAAATTAAAGATATAAGGAAACGTGTCGCAGTTTGGCAACGAGATGAGGATATTAAAACTGAAATGTATATAAACTCATTCTACTCACCATTAATTGAGATGTGGGTAAACGGTAGCGATTGGGACTTTATCATCAACCAAGTTGAGCAAGCTGAAGGCGATATCGTAAGATGCTTCAAAAGAACAATTGATGTTTTGCGTCAACTTTGCGTTGTACCGAATGTGCCCGAATCAATCGCATTAACAGCGAAAGAAGCTATCATGAAAATACAACGCGAACCAATTGACATTGACTAA
- a CDS encoding acyl-CoA dehydratase activase, with product MSLNVYLGIDVGSVTTKIALVDEKGKFVDSYMVRTSGQPVKAVQTGLRHIIEQALCEYSVMGVGTTGSGRNLAGALVGADIIKNEITAHAVAASTYVPGVQTILEIGGQDSKIIILRDGIVTDFAMNTVCAAGTGSFLDQQASRLNVPIENFGDVALKSESPARIAGRCGVFAESDLIHKQQLGYPVEDLLYGLCQALVRNYLSNLALGKEILPTVTFQGGVATNKGMVKAFEEALNTKIVVPENHQNMGAIGAALLAMENHQYTETPTTFKGFEVGEMTFNSFTNQCSGCSNSCEIITIVEGEVSNHELLKAKDAHQNIIARWGGTCGKWDI from the coding sequence ATGTCATTAAACGTTTACTTGGGGATAGATGTAGGTTCTGTAACAACTAAAATAGCTTTAGTTGATGAAAAAGGAAAATTTGTCGACAGTTACATGGTTCGCACATCAGGTCAACCTGTTAAAGCTGTCCAAACGGGTCTTAGACATATTATAGAACAAGCACTTTGCGAATACAGCGTTATGGGAGTAGGGACTACAGGAAGCGGAAGAAACTTGGCAGGAGCTCTTGTTGGTGCAGATATTATAAAAAACGAAATCACAGCACACGCTGTAGCTGCAAGCACTTATGTACCAGGCGTTCAAACAATTTTGGAAATAGGCGGTCAAGATAGTAAAATTATTATATTAAGAGATGGAATAGTTACAGACTTTGCGATGAACACTGTTTGTGCTGCAGGAACTGGAAGCTTCTTGGACCAACAAGCCTCAAGACTTAATGTACCTATCGAAAACTTTGGCGATGTGGCTTTGAAATCCGAATCACCAGCAAGAATCGCAGGGCGTTGTGGCGTTTTCGCAGAAAGTGACCTCATCCATAAACAACAACTCGGTTATCCAGTAGAAGACCTTTTGTATGGACTTTGCCAAGCTTTAGTTCGTAACTATTTAAGCAATTTGGCTTTAGGTAAAGAAATTTTACCAACCGTAACTTTTCAAGGTGGCGTAGCGACTAACAAAGGTATGGTTAAAGCATTTGAAGAAGCTTTGAATACAAAAATTGTTGTTCCTGAAAATCACCAAAATATGGGTGCAATCGGTGCTGCTTTGCTCGCTATGGAAAACCACCAATATACCGAAACTCCTACAACTTTTAAAGGTTTTGAAGTCGGTGAAATGACATTTAATTCGTTTACAAACCAATGCTCAGGCTGCTCTAACAGTTGCGAAATTATCACAATTGTTGAAGGTGAAGTTTCAAACCATGAACTTTTAAAAGCAAAAGACGCACACCAAAATATTATTGCTCGTTGGGGTGGCACTTGCGGAAAATGGGATATATAA
- a CDS encoding cytochrome c biogenesis CcdA family protein, with the protein MDNLISTLTHFVQSGNMPWLILLVSFLGGVLASLSPCSLGVLPLVIGYIGGYAKDGNKKIAIQLVSFAFGLSVMLSIIGVACALTGKAFIGFSSPIWILLLASLIMLFGLNILGVVDIPFPTLVKQFPQTKGNSYFVYPALVGLFFALASTPCSSPILASIMAMASLSANILFSVAMLFLFALGQSLIVIICGLFTSMLKNLRAMIKFTEILMKMSGVLFIIMSLYIFYKVFSRFMV; encoded by the coding sequence ATGGATAATTTGATTTCAACATTAACTCATTTTGTTCAATCCGGCAATATGCCGTGGTTGATTTTGTTGGTGTCCTTTTTGGGTGGAGTGTTGGCTTCTTTGTCACCGTGTAGCTTAGGTGTTTTACCTTTGGTTATTGGATATATCGGAGGCTATGCGAAAGACGGAAATAAAAAAATCGCTATTCAATTAGTATCTTTCGCCTTTGGCTTGTCTGTTATGCTTAGTATCATTGGAGTCGCCTGTGCTCTTACCGGTAAGGCTTTCATTGGGTTCTCATCTCCGATATGGATTTTGCTCTTGGCATCATTGATAATGTTGTTCGGGCTTAATATATTAGGGGTAGTGGACATTCCTTTTCCGACTTTGGTTAAGCAGTTTCCCCAGACGAAAGGCAATAGTTATTTTGTATATCCTGCGTTAGTCGGATTATTCTTTGCATTAGCATCTACGCCATGTTCATCACCCATATTAGCGTCAATTATGGCTATGGCATCATTATCTGCAAATATTTTGTTTTCTGTCGCAATGTTGTTTTTATTTGCTTTGGGACAAAGTTTAATTGTCATAATTTGCGGTTTATTTACTTCGATGCTTAAAAATTTAAGAGCAATGATAAAATTCACGGAAATACTTATGAAAATGAGCGGCGTGCTTTTTATAATAATGTCGCTTTATATATTTTATAAAGTATTCAGTCGGTTTATGGTTTAG
- a CDS encoding thioredoxin family protein: MKNLVIILLVILLPVIAYITLDNKKNSDIISVAEAGDKPVVMIFSSAMCSDCQKLKKIIAVVEPKYTDKISFMKLDAASADPKIQSLVKKNKIYLVPTMIFLDSKGQQKMRTEGSMTQSELEKKLKALIDG, encoded by the coding sequence ATGAAAAATTTGGTCATAATTTTACTTGTAATATTGTTGCCGGTTATTGCATATATTACTTTAGATAACAAAAAAAATTCCGATATAATTTCAGTTGCCGAAGCCGGGGATAAGCCTGTGGTTATGATATTCAGCTCAGCAATGTGTTCTGATTGTCAAAAACTTAAAAAAATTATTGCTGTTGTTGAGCCAAAATATACAGACAAAATTTCTTTTATGAAGTTAGATGCGGCATCTGCTGATCCAAAAATTCAATCTTTAGTCAAAAAAAATAAAATCTATTTGGTTCCGACAATGATATTTTTAGATTCAAAAGGACAACAAAAAATGAGAACAGAAGGCTCTATGACACAATCAGAGCTTGAAAAAAAACTAAAGGCGTTAATTGATGGATAA
- a CDS encoding radical SAM protein translates to MNNSILTAPSVEMKDLESLFIEMTGKNCNLKCKHCYIEFNEQKKIKDFIPLDKIKNALITLKNEKLKFIHLSGAEPMLHPDFNSILRYCLKHTSVVIHTNGMSINDKKARFLRKVEEENDAGHEIIFRIGIDNFDERKNDELRGRGAYRKAIHAIQSLVKYGFNPILTIVNYWNMDENEIIDNFKLVFNKFDIETDEINYNIVPYMNKNELAQSQQSTNYDLSMLDCAKGRVLTNSGIYNCLLLIGDHRGRCGSNFEEYSKKNYLETNFCSQCIKNKQPLFSLRLNKS, encoded by the coding sequence ATGAACAATTCCATACTTACAGCACCAAGCGTAGAAATGAAAGATTTAGAATCACTATTTATCGAAATGACAGGCAAAAATTGCAATTTAAAATGTAAACACTGCTATATAGAATTTAATGAACAGAAAAAAATTAAAGATTTCATTCCGCTGGATAAAATAAAAAATGCACTAATAACCTTGAAAAATGAAAAACTAAAATTTATACATCTCTCTGGAGCGGAGCCAATGCTTCATCCGGATTTTAATTCAATACTTCGATATTGTCTAAAGCATACATCAGTCGTAATTCATACAAACGGTATGAGCATTAATGACAAAAAAGCAAGATTCCTAAGAAAAGTTGAAGAAGAAAATGATGCCGGTCACGAAATAATTTTTCGTATCGGAATCGACAATTTTGACGAAAGAAAAAATGACGAATTAAGAGGCAGAGGTGCCTACAGAAAAGCCATACATGCAATACAAAGCCTTGTTAAATACGGTTTCAATCCGATTTTAACAATCGTCAATTACTGGAACATGGACGAAAATGAAATAATCGACAATTTCAAATTAGTTTTTAACAAATTTGACATAGAAACAGACGAAATAAACTACAACATTGTCCCCTATATGAACAAAAACGAGCTTGCACAATCTCAACAAAGCACAAATTACGACCTTTCCATGCTTGATTGTGCAAAAGGCAGAGTCTTGACGAACTCAGGCATCTACAACTGCCTATTGCTAATTGGCGACCACCGAGGAAGGTGTGGCTCAAACTTTGAAGAATATTCAAAGAAAAATTATCTTGAAACAAATTTTTGTTCACAATGTATAAAAAACAAGCAGCCATTATTCTCTTTAAGACTTAATAAATCTTAA
- a CDS encoding SPOR domain-containing protein: protein MEPENNESLQKAKNKRVLYLFFATFFLSMFIVGFLIKALSPNVDVEIGDDSSDQITEETPDEAESASSAVDDRLKWIQFEDNMPGVSKRLGEQNAQTEDDAQAQKDKIKEFKNPASTQNSQDGTTVKKLTPPVPTSSEAIRHSTSATEPLRMSKVIVGYYSSLDQAISVQNRLIDSDLNISPFIKQVNGYYVVQAGSYANRQKAQTLHSQISSMGLPAKLIAE, encoded by the coding sequence ATGGAACCCGAAAATAATGAAAGCTTGCAAAAAGCTAAAAATAAAAGAGTTCTTTATTTGTTTTTTGCGACATTCTTTTTGAGTATGTTTATTGTTGGTTTTTTAATTAAAGCCCTTTCTCCAAATGTTGATGTCGAAATCGGTGACGATTCATCTGACCAAATTACAGAGGAAACTCCTGATGAAGCAGAATCTGCCTCATCTGCGGTTGATGATAGATTAAAATGGATACAATTTGAGGATAATATGCCTGGCGTTTCAAAACGCTTAGGTGAACAGAATGCTCAAACAGAGGACGATGCACAGGCTCAAAAGGATAAAATTAAAGAATTTAAAAACCCTGCATCAACTCAAAATTCTCAAGATGGTACTACTGTCAAAAAGTTGACGCCTCCAGTGCCGACAAGTTCTGAGGCAATTAGACATTCGACTTCTGCTACTGAACCATTACGTATGTCCAAAGTTATTGTTGGTTATTACTCTTCTTTAGACCAAGCTATATCTGTTCAAAATCGTTTGATTGATTCAGATTTGAATATTTCCCCGTTTATCAAGCAAGTCAACGGATATTATGTTGTGCAGGCTGGTTCTTACGCTAACAGGCAGAAGGCTCAAACACTACATTCTCAAATATCTTCAATGGGGCTTCCAGCCAAATTAATTGCAGAGTAA
- a CDS encoding DUF366 family protein, producing MKIKVVDEPIKYTGAELAPHWIYKKFHILGDAAVAFIGECEVNLTEMVDIEDVINNEPIYSKSMINIILEHFNINLPEGVLRQRLLITTIKEYIEQNYPDVKIRRNGDDIFINDKKLTVSIATKSINSVLIHTGINIDPTGAPVNASGLQTDLNVTDCKKFAKNILENYKNEIADIKDATCKVRGVMEYGTRK from the coding sequence ATGAAAATAAAAGTTGTTGATGAACCAATAAAATATACAGGGGCTGAATTGGCTCCTCATTGGATTTATAAAAAATTTCACATACTTGGTGATGCTGCTGTCGCTTTTATCGGTGAATGCGAAGTTAATTTAACCGAAATGGTCGATATTGAAGACGTTATTAACAATGAACCCATATACAGTAAGTCTATGATAAATATTATCTTAGAGCATTTCAATATCAATTTACCAGAAGGTGTTTTACGTCAACGTCTTTTGATTACTACGATAAAGGAATATATCGAACAAAATTATCCAGATGTGAAAATTCGTAGAAATGGTGACGACATTTTTATAAATGATAAAAAACTTACAGTGTCTATTGCAACAAAATCTATAAATTCAGTATTAATTCATACAGGTATAAATATTGACCCGACTGGTGCTCCTGTTAATGCTTCAGGTTTACAAACTGACTTAAACGTGACAGATTGCAAAAAATTTGCTAAAAATATATTAGAGAATTACAAAAATGAGATTGCAGATATAAAAGATGCAACTTGTAAAGTTAGAGGAGTAATGGAATATGGAACCCGAAAATAA
- the queC gene encoding 7-cyano-7-deazaguanine synthase QueC, producing the protein MNKGLILLSGGLDSLVSLACAKDEYNISTALTFDYGQKAFVKEKEASSNICNYYGIQHRVISLDWLALITHTSLVANEEVPYLDNEDLDEKILTEESSKAVWVPNRNGLFINIAGSFADSFGFTHIVFGANKEEGATFKDNTPEFVDAVNLSLKHSVNQPVRVIAPLIDYDKNQIVDIAVKKNVPLKLVRSCYLDGDSHCGECESCLRLKRALASNNRHDLINLLF; encoded by the coding sequence ATGAATAAAGGGTTGATTCTACTTTCAGGTGGTTTGGATTCATTGGTGAGCCTTGCTTGTGCCAAAGATGAGTACAATATTTCCACTGCATTGACTTTTGATTATGGTCAAAAAGCCTTTGTTAAAGAGAAAGAGGCTTCCTCTAATATATGTAATTATTATGGTATTCAGCACAGAGTTATATCTTTAGATTGGCTTGCTTTGATTACGCATACTTCTTTAGTCGCCAATGAAGAAGTGCCTTATTTGGATAATGAAGACCTAGATGAAAAAATTCTTACCGAAGAAAGTTCAAAGGCTGTTTGGGTACCGAATAGAAACGGACTTTTTATAAATATTGCAGGCTCTTTTGCTGATTCTTTCGGATTTACTCATATAGTTTTTGGTGCAAACAAAGAAGAAGGTGCGACTTTTAAAGATAATACTCCTGAGTTCGTGGACGCTGTAAACCTATCCTTGAAACATTCTGTAAATCAACCAGTCAGAGTTATTGCCCCTTTAATTGACTATGATAAAAACCAAATTGTTGATATTGCGGTCAAAAAAAATGTCCCGTTGAAATTGGTTAGAAGTTGTTATCTCGATGGTGATTCCCATTGCGGAGAATGTGAATCATGCCTTAGGCTGAAACGGGCTTTGGCAAGTAACAACAGGCATGACTTGATAAATTTACTATTTTAG
- a CDS encoding HEAT repeat domain-containing protein, with translation MQNNNSLNLEELALQCKLNTAVEASETIGLIKELAKQYDESDLVLIYNYFFDRSTVYEVIMLLIRLIDKLRDKSSVSVLVDTLIMREKFKDRIKDEDSRTQIRVMVAKALANLKDTQAVYPLLYCLNNKDENYKIRLSCAEALGKIGDKYAVSPLVDLLEDENESSVYIKESAATALGMLGDMKAVDPLVSILETKKGIIDKFTFLKERAIEALNKINFKSDRVFKALKNSLIDESVQVRINAIEALMNTDDDRVIPLIKSMLNDIDQEVVKNAVIALYNLEGEEILAEILHKEDSSDFAKLEASSLLDEIAHDDEDDENE, from the coding sequence ATGCAAAACAATAATTCTTTAAATTTAGAAGAACTCGCATTGCAATGTAAACTCAACACTGCTGTTGAAGCATCTGAAACAATCGGTCTAATTAAAGAGCTCGCCAAACAATATGACGAGTCTGATTTGGTGCTTATTTATAATTACTTTTTTGATAGAAGCACTGTCTATGAGGTGATTATGCTCCTCATCAGACTGATTGATAAATTGCGTGACAAGTCTAGTGTCAGCGTTCTTGTTGATACTTTGATTATGCGTGAAAAATTTAAAGACAGAATTAAAGACGAAGATTCAAGAACTCAAATTAGAGTTATGGTTGCAAAGGCACTTGCTAATTTGAAAGATACTCAAGCCGTTTACCCGTTGCTGTATTGCCTTAATAATAAAGATGAAAATTATAAAATTCGTTTAAGCTGTGCAGAAGCTCTGGGCAAAATCGGAGATAAATATGCAGTTTCACCATTGGTTGATTTGCTCGAAGATGAAAATGAATCTTCTGTTTATATCAAAGAATCTGCTGCTACCGCTTTGGGCATGCTTGGTGATATGAAAGCTGTTGACCCGCTTGTTTCTATTCTTGAAACGAAAAAAGGCATTATTGATAAGTTTACTTTTTTAAAAGAGCGTGCAATCGAAGCCTTGAATAAAATTAATTTTAAAAGTGATAGAGTCTTTAAGGCTTTGAAAAATTCATTGATAGATGAATCTGTTCAAGTCAGGATTAACGCCATTGAAGCGTTAATGAATACAGATGACGATAGAGTTATTCCTTTAATAAAGTCAATGTTGAATGATATTGACCAAGAAGTTGTAAAAAATGCTGTTATTGCCCTTTATAATCTTGAAGGGGAAGAAATATTGGCAGAAATTTTACATAAAGAAGATTCTTCTGATTTTGCAAAACTTGAAGCGAGTTCTTTGCTTGATGAGATTGCTCATGATGATGAGGATGATGAAAATGAATAA
- the hisF gene encoding imidazole glycerol phosphate synthase subunit HisF: MLAKRIIPCLDVKNGETVKGVNFENLRSAGDPVELAKRYSDCGADELVFLDITATNEARKTTVKMVEAVAKQVFIPFTVGGGIKSVDDMKILLQAGADKIAINSAAVKNPQFVKEASDYFGSQCVVVAIDAKFVDNDYFVFINAGTKNTGIKLSDWCKQVEELGAGEILLTSMDADGTQNGFDIEMTKLVSTSVGIPVIASGGAGADSQHFVDVFKDAKADAALAASIFHFGMLPVPKLKQKLIEQNICVREVENA; encoded by the coding sequence ATGCTTGCAAAGAGAATTATCCCTTGCTTGGACGTTAAAAATGGTGAAACCGTAAAGGGGGTAAATTTTGAAAATTTACGTTCGGCAGGTGACCCGGTTGAACTTGCTAAACGTTACTCTGATTGCGGTGCTGATGAACTTGTCTTCTTGGATATCACTGCGACAAACGAAGCACGAAAAACAACCGTGAAAATGGTCGAAGCAGTAGCAAAACAAGTCTTTATTCCATTTACTGTCGGTGGTGGGATAAAATCTGTTGATGATATGAAAATATTATTGCAAGCCGGTGCTGATAAAATAGCTATAAATTCTGCTGCTGTAAAAAATCCGCAATTTGTAAAAGAAGCTTCGGATTATTTTGGCTCGCAGTGCGTTGTTGTTGCTATTGATGCAAAATTTGTTGATAATGATTATTTTGTCTTTATTAATGCAGGTACAAAAAATACCGGAATTAAACTTTCTGATTGGTGTAAACAAGTCGAAGAACTTGGTGCGGGTGAGATTTTGTTAACCTCTATGGATGCTGACGGCACTCAAAACGGGTTTGATATTGAAATGACAAAGTTGGTGTCTACTTCTGTTGGTATTCCGGTTATTGCTTCTGGTGGTGCAGGTGCTGATTCTCAACATTTCGTTGATGTTTTTAAAGATGCAAAAGCTGATGCCGCATTAGCTGCTTCAATTTTCCATTTTGGCATGCTTCCTGTTCCTAAGTTAAAACAAAAATTGATTGAGCAAAATATATGTGTCAGAGAGGTTGAAAATGCCTGA
- the pheS gene encoding phenylalanine--tRNA ligase subunit alpha: MKSKLENIKSEAIAAISNATSTADLDEIKNTYLSRKGELNNIKKNLKDLSVDEKKVIGALANQISNELEQLLAEKSQDFYKKELDEKLKKETIDITLPGDFVPHGKVHPLTQTVNEIVDIFQGMGFTLAEPKKSPEVETEYINFDMLNFPQDHPAKDMQDTFYTKVAPNVILRSQTSGSQIREMLDHKPPIRVIDPGRVYRCETVSARKNNLFHQIEGLVVDKDITFGDLKGVMNEFLRIYFGSTRPTRFRTSYFPFTEPSVEIDVQCIMCEGKGCRTCSGTGWLEILGAGMVDVNVLKNVDIDSEVYSGFAFGMGIERLAMLKYAIDDIRLFFNNDKRFLKQF, encoded by the coding sequence ATGAAATCTAAACTTGAAAATATAAAATCGGAAGCCATTGCAGCTATCTCTAATGCTACATCTACGGCTGATTTGGATGAAATAAAAAATACATATTTAAGCAGAAAAGGTGAGTTAAATAATATTAAAAAAAATTTAAAAGACCTTTCTGTTGATGAAAAAAAGGTTATTGGAGCTTTGGCTAATCAAATATCTAATGAATTAGAACAATTATTGGCTGAAAAATCACAAGATTTTTATAAAAAAGAATTAGATGAAAAATTAAAAAAAGAGACCATTGATATTACGCTCCCAGGGGATTTCGTTCCTCATGGAAAAGTTCATCCTCTTACTCAAACAGTCAATGAGATTGTTGATATTTTTCAAGGCATGGGCTTTACTTTAGCTGAACCTAAAAAAAGTCCTGAAGTCGAAACTGAATATATCAATTTCGACATGCTTAATTTCCCTCAAGACCACCCTGCTAAAGATATGCAAGATACTTTCTATACAAAAGTTGCTCCGAATGTTATTTTGAGAAGTCAAACATCCGGTTCACAAATTAGAGAAATGCTTGACCATAAACCTCCGATTAGAGTTATAGACCCAGGTAGAGTTTACAGATGTGAGACGGTTAGTGCCCGCAAAAATAACCTTTTTCACCAAATTGAAGGACTTGTCGTTGATAAAGATATCACCTTTGGCGATTTGAAGGGTGTTATGAATGAATTTTTGAGAATATATTTTGGCTCCACTAGACCAACTCGCTTTAGAACAAGCTATTTCCCATTTACAGAGCCCAGTGTTGAAATAGATGTTCAATGCATAATGTGTGAAGGAAAAGGCTGTAGAACCTGCTCCGGTACAGGTTGGCTTGAAATTTTGGGTGCAGGCATGGTTGATGTTAATGTACTTAAAAATGTTGATATTGATTCTGAAGTCTATTCGGGTTTTGCTTTCGGCATGGGGATTGAAAGACTTGCCATGCTTAAATATGCGATAGATGATATTCGTTTATTCTTCAATAATGACAAACGATTTTTAAAACAATTTTAA